In the Candidatus Saccharibacteria bacterium oral taxon 488 genome, one interval contains:
- a CDS encoding ribonuclease J: MGQRRLATPKGDDQSKRPATKKSNTAVMNSTTTRKGEVFRAQRRTSENVNLRASQHVIDIPVNKSVYNGYGGEQFSAKMQPKRTRGGKPKLRIIPIGGVGEMGIGKNMNAIEYDDEIIVVDMGFLFPGSDYPGINYITPDITWLEENKHKIKAHVFTHGHLDHIGSFRHFIHRIPAPVYASKFTIGMLDKSLADADTDFQPDFRVMDPLSHEIVQVSKHFSVELVRVNHSIPDSTAVVIRTPLGVVIDSGDWRFEESPVDGQKFDLERMTEIAAKEGVLMFMNESTNCESAGTHTHTEFDIQYSIGQVMDKFSNSRVILSCFSSQVHRLQLILEEAHKHGRKVAFAGFSMIQNLEVALRSGTIKIPKNTVMKMEDIIKLPDSQITVVCTGSQGEFNAVLSRMATGAHKYMKIKGSDVVVFSSNPIPGNEKNVVRTVDGLMREGSDVIQNGKTHLTGIGPLHLSGHGYYDDHVKLINALNPTYYMPIHGEFHMLVYNARLAEKECGIPRKNIFVCDAGDIIEIDIERQAKKAGRIQAGGVMYDDTGAIVSEVVLKDRIHMSQEGMFVVVLTVQRGTGRLLTSPDIISRGFIYLRDSEELMNMIRQYLKQKAARSFAGKYDLDVVKKEIKDEVTHILYDQTRRTPIVIPVINEVGGLKTVKSTAASSTSTIKTPVRSKKSATASAEEPKMTLSTMPRRRFPRRQVPDTEANDTKAREVGRVRAY; the protein is encoded by the coding sequence ATGGGCCAGAGACGACTTGCGACGCCGAAGGGCGATGATCAGTCAAAACGACCAGCTACAAAAAAAAGTAACACAGCGGTGATGAATAGCACCACCACTCGCAAAGGCGAAGTGTTTCGGGCGCAGCGGCGGACGAGCGAGAATGTTAACCTCAGGGCGTCGCAGCACGTGATCGATATTCCGGTCAATAAATCAGTTTACAACGGCTATGGTGGCGAACAATTTAGCGCCAAAATGCAGCCAAAGCGCACTCGCGGTGGCAAGCCAAAACTACGAATCATCCCAATCGGTGGTGTCGGCGAAATGGGCATCGGTAAAAATATGAACGCCATTGAGTATGACGATGAAATTATCGTTGTGGATATGGGTTTCCTATTTCCGGGTAGCGATTATCCAGGTATCAATTACATCACACCAGATATCACCTGGCTGGAGGAGAATAAACATAAGATTAAGGCGCACGTGTTCACTCACGGGCACCTTGACCACATTGGTTCTTTCCGGCACTTTATTCACCGGATTCCAGCACCGGTCTATGCGTCGAAATTTACCATCGGCATGCTGGACAAGTCGCTGGCTGACGCCGACACTGATTTCCAGCCGGACTTTCGGGTAATGGACCCATTGAGCCACGAAATCGTTCAGGTTTCTAAGCATTTTTCCGTGGAATTGGTGCGGGTGAACCACTCTATTCCAGATTCAACGGCGGTGGTGATCCGGACGCCGCTGGGTGTGGTGATTGACTCTGGCGACTGGCGGTTTGAGGAAAGTCCGGTTGACGGCCAAAAGTTTGATCTTGAGCGTATGACAGAAATCGCCGCCAAAGAGGGCGTATTGATGTTCATGAACGAATCGACCAACTGTGAATCGGCTGGTACGCACACCCACACCGAGTTTGATATTCAATATTCCATCGGTCAGGTGATGGATAAATTTAGTAACAGCCGAGTGATTTTAAGCTGCTTTTCATCACAGGTGCACCGTTTGCAATTGATTTTGGAAGAAGCGCATAAGCACGGGCGCAAGGTAGCATTTGCCGGCTTTTCGATGATTCAGAACTTGGAAGTGGCGCTGCGCTCAGGCACTATCAAGATCCCGAAAAATACCGTCATGAAGATGGAAGATATCATCAAGCTGCCGGATAGCCAAATCACCGTGGTTTGTACTGGTTCGCAGGGTGAGTTTAATGCCGTGCTGAGCCGTATGGCGACTGGCGCGCATAAATACATGAAGATCAAAGGCTCTGACGTGGTGGTGTTTAGTTCCAATCCGATTCCGGGCAATGAGAAAAACGTGGTGCGAACGGTTGACGGCTTGATGCGCGAAGGTTCTGATGTGATTCAGAACGGTAAAACGCACTTGACAGGGATTGGGCCGCTACACTTGTCGGGACATGGTTATTATGATGACCACGTCAAGTTGATTAACGCCTTGAATCCGACATATTATATGCCAATTCACGGCGAATTCCATATGCTGGTCTATAATGCTCGGCTGGCAGAAAAAGAGTGCGGCATTCCTAGGAAGAATATCTTTGTGTGCGACGCTGGCGATATTATTGAAATTGATATTGAACGGCAGGCTAAGAAAGCCGGTCGAATTCAGGCTGGCGGCGTGATGTATGACGATACGGGTGCTATTGTGTCTGAGGTGGTATTGAAAGACCGCATTCATATGTCTCAAGAGGGAATGTTTGTGGTGGTATTGACAGTGCAACGCGGCACGGGTCGGTTGTTGACTAGCCCAGACATTATTTCCCGCGGTTTCATCTATCTGCGTGATTCCGAGGAATTGATGAACATGATCCGCCAGTACTTGAAACAGAAGGCAGCGCGGAGTTTTGCTGGCAAGTACGACCTCGATGTGGTGAAGAAGGAAATTAAGGACGAAGTTACGCACATTCTGTACGATCAGACGCGCCGGACGCCAATTGTCATCCCAGTCATTAACGAGGTTGGCGGTCTAAAAACGGTAAAATCGACTGCTGCTTCGAGTACCTCTACTATAAAGACACCAGTGCGCAGCAAAAAATCTGCCACCGCTTCAGCGGAAGAGCCAAAAATGACTCTGTCAACTATGCCGCGCCGCCGCTTCCCGCGCCGCCAGGTGCCAGACACCGAGGCGAATGATACCAAGGCTCGAGAGGTCGGCCGAGTGCGCGCATACTAG
- a CDS encoding chorismate mutase, protein MRIAIQGQAGSFHEQAAKQWYGPDATIVPCMTFGDVFQAYARNKADAVIVAVENTIYGTINETYRHIESCSAPVVGEVTLTIQQTLITNPGTKLEDITTVYSHPVALSQCHQFLREHLPQATQIEYFDTAGAVEFIKQQDSPHLAAIASEAAAQLYNMPILKHHIQDAQDNITRFLVLDQITTVTDANRATLVVTTAHQPGSLLEILHTFADQSINLTSLQSQPIVGQPWNYKFFMTVDAAGPSLHRAINKITSTGHKITLLGEYLAAR, encoded by the coding sequence ATGCGTATCGCCATTCAAGGACAAGCTGGATCATTTCACGAACAAGCAGCAAAACAATGGTACGGACCTGACGCTACCATTGTTCCGTGCATGACCTTTGGCGACGTCTTTCAAGCCTATGCCCGCAATAAAGCCGACGCCGTTATCGTGGCAGTGGAAAATACCATTTACGGCACCATCAACGAAACCTACCGTCACATCGAATCTTGTAGCGCTCCCGTCGTCGGTGAAGTGACGCTTACCATTCAACAAACCCTCATCACCAATCCAGGCACAAAACTTGAAGATATCACTACTGTCTATTCACATCCTGTCGCTCTGTCGCAATGCCATCAATTTCTCCGAGAACACCTACCACAAGCCACACAAATTGAATATTTTGATACCGCTGGCGCTGTCGAATTTATCAAACAACAGGATTCACCACACCTGGCAGCCATCGCTAGCGAAGCCGCTGCCCAACTATACAATATGCCAATTCTCAAACACCACATCCAAGATGCCCAGGACAACATCACGCGTTTCCTGGTCCTCGACCAGATAACGACAGTGACTGATGCCAATCGAGCAACGCTCGTAGTGACCACCGCCCATCAGCCAGGCAGCCTCCTTGAAATACTCCACACATTCGCCGATCAGTCCATTAACCTCACCAGCCTCCAATCCCAGCCCATCGTCGGCCAACCGTGGAACTACAAATTCTTTATGACCGTTGACGCTGCCGGCCCGTCATTACACCGCGCCATCAATAAAATTACCTCAACTGGCCACAAAATAACATTACTTGGTGAATATCTGGCGGCACGTTAG
- the rpsF gene encoding 30S ribosomal protein S6, producing MDSKGGNMNEYELTVLVHPDLEANLDAALDKVRSLVTTNGGEITKEDNWGKKKLAYAIRREDFAVYVYFEVKLPSSAPLKISNVLNITDEVLRYLLVKTDEKTRQALAEQKEREAKAATEAADKEA from the coding sequence ATGGATTCCAAAGGAGGAAACATGAACGAATATGAACTGACCGTTCTAGTCCATCCAGATTTGGAAGCAAATCTGGACGCGGCCCTAGACAAGGTCCGGTCGCTCGTCACTACCAATGGTGGCGAAATTACCAAAGAAGATAATTGGGGCAAGAAAAAACTAGCCTATGCAATTCGCCGTGAAGACTTTGCGGTGTATGTTTACTTTGAGGTGAAGTTGCCAAGCAGTGCACCGCTCAAGATATCAAATGTTCTAAATATCACCGACGAGGTACTTCGTTATTTGTTGGTTAAGACCGACGAGAAAACACGCCAGGCGCTTGCTGAGCAGAAAGAGCGCGAAGCTAAGGCCGCTACCGAGGCGGCTGATAAAGAAGCCTAA
- a CDS encoding single-stranded DNA-binding protein, which yields MARSINQVILLGRLTRDPEQRTTPSGRTVVSFSIAVDRAGQDDQADFFDVTAWEKLGELVMQYLSKGRRVLVQGRLRQDSWDDKETGKRRSRIEVTATDVTFLDAPSGDSANTTASRNTNTKQAETVADIDDKPIDLSEIPF from the coding sequence ATGGCACGAAGTATCAACCAAGTTATTTTACTGGGACGGTTAACGCGCGATCCAGAACAGCGGACAACGCCATCAGGTCGGACAGTTGTTAGCTTTAGTATCGCGGTTGATCGCGCCGGACAGGATGATCAAGCTGATTTTTTCGACGTTACCGCGTGGGAAAAATTGGGCGAACTGGTGATGCAGTACCTGTCAAAAGGCCGCCGCGTGTTGGTGCAGGGTCGGTTGCGACAGGACAGCTGGGATGATAAAGAAACCGGCAAGCGCCGCTCGCGTATTGAAGTGACGGCGACCGACGTAACATTCCTTGACGCTCCAAGCGGTGATAGCGCGAATACAACCGCATCACGTAATACTAATACCAAGCAGGCTGAGACCGTAGCGGATATTGATGATAAGCCGATCGATCTTAGCGAGATACCGTTCTAA
- the rpsR gene encoding 30S ribosomal protein S18: MAKRLKKDTPTVFDYKDVKTLMRYVNAYGQIEPIAKTGLSVKQQRSLAVAIKRARHLALLPFVSQGQ; the protein is encoded by the coding sequence ATGGCAAAACGATTAAAGAAAGATACCCCAACGGTTTTTGACTATAAGGATGTCAAAACATTAATGCGCTATGTTAATGCGTATGGTCAAATTGAGCCGATAGCGAAGACGGGTCTCAGTGTCAAGCAGCAGCGTAGCTTGGCAGTGGCGATCAAGCGTGCTCGGCACTTAGCACTGCTGCCGTTTGTGTCGCAAGGGCAATAA
- the efp gene encoding elongation factor P, which translates to MYQPTDLKKGTVCQIDGKPYRVIEYGQKVMGRGGSIVNVKLKNLLDGSVIPKTFKGQDKIEPAEVTSKTVQYLYHDGDMFCFMDPGSFEQFELSNDVVDEAKKYLKEGCELNLQVFDGRVINVELPKNLYLEVTYTEDVVKGDTTSSVLKDATLETGLVIKVPAFIKQGDIVSVDTATGEYRERKK; encoded by the coding sequence ATGTATCAGCCTACAGATCTTAAAAAGGGTACGGTTTGTCAGATTGACGGTAAGCCATATCGCGTTATTGAATATGGACAGAAGGTTATGGGGCGTGGAGGCTCTATTGTGAACGTTAAATTGAAAAACTTACTGGATGGAAGTGTCATCCCGAAGACCTTTAAGGGTCAAGACAAAATAGAGCCAGCTGAGGTGACTAGCAAGACTGTTCAATATTTATATCATGACGGAGATATGTTCTGCTTCATGGATCCAGGAAGTTTTGAACAATTTGAACTGTCTAACGATGTGGTAGATGAGGCAAAAAAATATTTGAAAGAAGGTTGTGAGCTGAATCTCCAGGTGTTTGACGGGCGAGTGATTAATGTTGAACTACCAAAAAATCTTTATCTCGAAGTTACATATACCGAAGATGTCGTGAAGGGCGATACAACCTCAAGCGTACTTAAGGATGCGACGCTTGAGACGGGCCTTGTTATTAAGGTACCAGCATTCATTAAACAGGGCGATATTGTCAGTGTTGACACAGCGACGGGTGAATATCGAGAGCGCAAAAAATAA
- a CDS encoding TlyA family RNA methyltransferase — protein sequence MRSDMKQRLDKMILERGLVESRSEAENWIGLGQVMVNGRVATRSGCFVNETADITLLTRERYVSRAGLKLASVADSFQLDFQGKTVLDIGSSTGGFTDFALRHGARRVYAVDVGTNQLHHRLRDDRRIILHEKTDIRDFELDCPPDIIVGDVSFISLRDILPHVAKRLMGSATVLVAMVKPQFEVGRHLVQKGVVKNAAIRRKILTDFEQWARQYFVVLDKKDSTIAGSKGNVERFYKLQLKNNRGNSCSKKGIVVLKST from the coding sequence ATGAGAAGTGACATGAAGCAGCGATTAGATAAAATGATACTAGAACGCGGGTTGGTTGAATCGCGTTCAGAAGCAGAGAATTGGATAGGCTTAGGGCAAGTCATGGTCAATGGTAGGGTGGCGACGCGTTCCGGATGTTTCGTTAACGAGACAGCAGACATTACATTGCTGACTCGTGAGCGGTACGTTTCGCGTGCAGGCCTCAAGCTAGCGAGTGTGGCGGATAGTTTTCAGTTGGACTTTCAGGGGAAAACAGTGCTGGACATAGGGTCGAGTACTGGTGGATTTACTGATTTTGCGTTGCGTCATGGCGCCCGACGTGTGTATGCTGTTGATGTGGGCACGAATCAGTTGCACCATCGACTGCGTGACGATCGGCGCATAATATTACACGAAAAGACAGACATTCGTGACTTTGAGCTTGATTGTCCACCAGACATTATCGTGGGAGACGTGTCATTTATTAGTCTGCGCGACATTCTACCACACGTTGCAAAACGGCTGATGGGCAGTGCGACGGTGCTTGTAGCGATGGTAAAACCGCAGTTCGAGGTAGGGCGTCATTTGGTACAAAAGGGTGTTGTAAAAAATGCTGCTATACGACGAAAGATCCTGACCGATTTTGAACAATGGGCAAGACAGTACTTCGTAGTTCTTGATAAAAAGGATAGCACCATCGCTGGCAGTAAGGGCAACGTTGAGCGCTTTTATAAGTTACAACTGAAAAATAACAGAGGTAATAGCTGTAGTAAAAAGGGCATCGTTGTACTTAAATCAACGTAG
- the ychF gene encoding redox-regulated ATPase YchF: protein MSLSIGIVGLPNVGKSTIFNALTNNNILAANYPFATIEPNTGIVPVPDERLNVLAKLYDTQKIIPATVTFVDIAGLVAGASKGEGLGNKFLHNIRECDAIIHIVRAFENSDILRHDNTPINPQADIDIINTELILADIQTIEHRLPRLQKEAKAKPEARQVATYLETLLTSLNSGMPIASIENIKYEIINDLHLLTAKPIIYTFNVDEAGLGDHALQEKLAKLVAPARVLFICAKLEEELRELSNNDALELLDSYGASETGLSQLIHAAYDTLGLQSYLTAGQKEVRAWTIHKGWTAPQAAGVIHSDFERGFIAAQVISYHDLAAAGSEAKAREAGKIRTEGKNYIMQPNDVVEFRFNV, encoded by the coding sequence ATGAGTCTATCAATCGGAATCGTCGGCCTGCCAAATGTCGGTAAGTCGACCATATTTAATGCACTTACTAACAATAATATTCTAGCGGCTAATTACCCGTTTGCCACCATTGAACCGAATACTGGCATCGTACCGGTTCCCGACGAGCGGCTCAATGTACTCGCAAAACTGTATGATACGCAAAAAATTATCCCCGCGACCGTAACGTTCGTCGACATCGCTGGATTGGTAGCTGGCGCCTCAAAAGGAGAAGGGCTTGGCAATAAATTCCTGCACAATATTCGTGAATGCGACGCCATTATCCACATCGTTCGCGCCTTTGAAAACTCAGATATATTACGACACGACAATACTCCGATTAACCCTCAGGCCGACATTGACATCATCAATACCGAACTTATCCTTGCCGACATCCAAACCATAGAACATCGTCTACCTCGTCTCCAGAAAGAAGCCAAAGCCAAGCCGGAGGCACGACAGGTGGCTACATACCTTGAAACGCTCCTGACGTCACTTAATTCAGGTATGCCGATAGCATCCATAGAAAATATCAAATATGAGATAATTAATGATCTTCATTTACTCACTGCCAAGCCAATTATTTATACATTTAATGTTGACGAGGCGGGACTCGGCGACCATGCCCTGCAGGAAAAGCTTGCCAAACTCGTCGCGCCAGCCCGAGTATTATTTATTTGTGCCAAGCTTGAAGAAGAGCTCAGAGAATTATCAAATAATGACGCCTTGGAGCTACTTGATAGCTACGGGGCTTCCGAAACCGGATTGTCGCAGCTTATCCATGCCGCGTACGACACACTTGGTCTACAAAGCTATCTCACGGCAGGTCAGAAGGAAGTCAGGGCATGGACAATACATAAAGGCTGGACGGCGCCACAGGCTGCTGGCGTCATCCACTCAGACTTTGAGCGCGGATTCATCGCCGCACAAGTCATTAGCTACCACGACCTTGCTGCCGCAGGTTCAGAAGCTAAGGCCCGTGAAGCGGGTAAAATACGTACTGAAGGTAAAAATTACATCATGCAGCCTAACGATGTTGTCGAATTTCGGTTCAATGTCTAA
- the pilM gene encoding type IV pilus assembly protein PilM: protein MKIAKGLGDFFGLDIGTNAVRVVQLARTSNGWNLLHYGYAPVDPKITGSDSPEAQRKLGEVIMTAVGQSGIKTQNVAIGLPSSKTFTAIIDVPKVSDQELKATMKYQVDQYIPMAIEDAKVDWALLGDSLREQGQYEVLLTSAAISYVEERLEFIEGLGFNVVAEEPDPIAMLRALAPTDGATAKLVLDMGEHSTDLAVIYGDMPRLVRTVPSGLQALVRAAVQNLNVQDDQARQFIIKFGLAPDRLEGQVLRAIDGVLDNFATELTKSIKFFQTRYPSISVSGILLSGFGAAIPMMDNYIANKTGIPATTADPWQHVSLGQADQQKLAPIASEFATVVGLAQRRNGS, encoded by the coding sequence ATGAAAATAGCAAAAGGGCTGGGCGACTTTTTCGGATTAGACATCGGGACGAATGCGGTGCGTGTCGTTCAGCTGGCGCGAACGAGCAACGGATGGAATCTGCTGCACTATGGTTATGCGCCTGTCGACCCGAAGATTACAGGTAGTGATTCGCCAGAGGCGCAGCGTAAGCTTGGTGAAGTAATCATGACCGCTGTCGGACAGAGCGGTATCAAGACGCAAAATGTAGCGATTGGCTTACCGTCGAGCAAGACCTTTACGGCGATTATTGATGTACCAAAAGTGTCAGACCAAGAGTTAAAAGCGACCATGAAATACCAGGTCGATCAGTACATTCCTATGGCGATTGAAGATGCCAAGGTTGACTGGGCGCTGCTCGGCGACAGCTTGCGTGAGCAGGGTCAGTATGAGGTGTTATTGACGAGTGCGGCGATCAGTTATGTCGAGGAGCGGCTCGAGTTTATTGAAGGACTCGGCTTTAATGTGGTCGCTGAGGAGCCGGATCCAATTGCGATGCTTCGGGCATTAGCACCGACTGATGGAGCGACCGCAAAGCTAGTGCTGGATATGGGCGAACACTCGACTGACTTGGCGGTCATTTATGGCGATATGCCGCGGTTGGTGCGCACGGTGCCGAGCGGACTGCAGGCGCTGGTGCGAGCGGCGGTACAAAACCTCAACGTGCAGGATGATCAGGCTCGCCAGTTTATTATTAAGTTTGGCTTGGCGCCTGACCGGCTAGAGGGGCAAGTCCTCAGGGCGATTGACGGCGTGCTGGATAATTTTGCGACCGAGCTGACCAAATCAATCAAGTTCTTTCAGACGCGCTATCCGAGCATTTCCGTGTCAGGAATTCTGCTGTCGGGCTTTGGCGCAGCGATACCGATGATGGATAATTACATTGCTAACAAGACTGGTATACCAGCGACTACGGCTGATCCGTGGCAGCATGTCAGTCTTGGGCAGGCCGATCAGCAAAAATTAGCACCAATTGCCTCGGAGTTTGCGACGGTTGTTGGTCTAGCGCAGCGGAGGAACGGATCGTGA
- a CDS encoding type II/IV secretion system protein: MALLTDDMQGKLIGLLTSEGLIERSVVKEAQKRASESGKPLLSLLTEEHLLENELLVHAVAQLSGVPYVNLASSVIEQHILNLLPEDVAERFMAVPLAEVQGRLAVAMIDANNVQAVDYLANRIQRPLKVFMASEESIRHVLGQYRTDLSSVNEAAEDSQREALDESSQNIVTIVQDSPISRALSTILEYAVKSHASDVHIEPLEKALKIRCRVDGVLREIMQLPKSIEPALVSRIKILSNLKIDEHRIPQDGQFAVNVAGKDVDLRIAISPVVWGEQVVIRLLDKTGNSFDLTDMGYAGRALRAIQKGIKRPSGMILTSGPTGSGKSTSLYALIKEIKDDSINIVTLEDPVEYKIDGVNQIQVHADVGLTFASGLRSILRQDPDVVMVGEIRDTETANLAVQAALTGHLVFSTLHTNSAAGVLPRLLDMGIEPFLIASTVNTIIGQRLVRRVAPKYDSYQSSPLETETIQSTVGHLLPKTQADISTVSQDLGYKALPLSGQAAYTLVRGRDMPQTPQGYSGRCGLYEVMDVTEEVQNLIVKRATSAEIQRLAIQQGMITMRQDGYLKALSGVTTLEEVNRVAADTA, translated from the coding sequence ATGGCGCTACTGACGGATGATATGCAGGGAAAATTGATTGGCTTGCTGACGAGCGAGGGCTTGATTGAGCGGTCGGTTGTTAAGGAGGCGCAAAAACGCGCCAGCGAATCGGGTAAGCCGCTACTGTCACTGCTAACTGAGGAGCACCTTTTGGAGAATGAATTATTAGTGCATGCGGTGGCGCAACTATCTGGTGTGCCGTATGTTAATCTCGCAAGCAGCGTGATTGAGCAGCACATCTTGAACCTACTGCCGGAGGATGTTGCCGAGCGATTTATGGCGGTACCACTGGCCGAGGTGCAGGGGCGCTTGGCGGTGGCGATGATTGACGCCAATAATGTCCAAGCGGTTGACTACCTAGCAAATCGTATCCAGCGACCGCTCAAGGTATTTATGGCCTCCGAAGAAAGTATCCGTCACGTCCTTGGTCAGTACAGAACAGACTTATCATCGGTCAATGAAGCAGCGGAGGACTCGCAGCGCGAAGCACTGGATGAGTCGTCGCAGAACATTGTGACAATCGTTCAAGATTCACCGATTTCGCGGGCGCTTAGTACGATCCTAGAGTATGCAGTAAAGAGCCATGCCTCGGACGTACACATTGAGCCATTAGAAAAGGCCTTGAAAATTCGCTGTCGTGTTGATGGCGTGTTGCGGGAAATTATGCAGCTACCAAAGAGTATTGAGCCGGCGCTGGTCAGCCGTATTAAAATTCTATCAAATCTCAAAATTGATGAGCATCGGATTCCGCAGGATGGTCAGTTCGCGGTCAACGTGGCCGGCAAGGACGTCGATCTGCGTATTGCGATTTCGCCGGTGGTATGGGGAGAGCAGGTAGTGATTCGTCTGCTGGATAAGACGGGTAACTCGTTTGATCTGACTGATATGGGGTATGCCGGGCGCGCACTGAGAGCCATCCAAAAAGGCATCAAGCGGCCAAGCGGAATGATTTTGACATCTGGGCCGACCGGTTCGGGTAAGTCGACTAGCCTGTATGCGCTAATCAAGGAAATCAAGGACGACTCGATCAATATTGTGACGCTGGAGGATCCGGTGGAGTACAAGATTGACGGCGTTAATCAGATTCAGGTGCACGCTGATGTTGGACTGACGTTTGCATCAGGCTTACGGTCAATTCTCCGGCAGGATCCAGACGTGGTGATGGTCGGTGAAATCCGCGATACCGAGACAGCGAATTTGGCGGTGCAGGCGGCATTGACCGGACACTTAGTCTTCTCGACGCTGCATACCAATTCGGCGGCGGGTGTGCTGCCGCGGCTGTTGGATATGGGGATTGAACCGTTCTTGATTGCTAGTACCGTGAACACCATTATTGGTCAACGGCTGGTCAGGCGGGTGGCGCCAAAGTATGATTCATATCAATCGTCACCACTTGAAACGGAGACTATTCAGTCAACGGTTGGCCACCTCCTGCCAAAAACTCAGGCTGACATATCGACCGTTTCGCAGGATTTGGGCTACAAGGCCTTGCCATTATCTGGTCAAGCCGCTTATACTTTAGTCAGGGGCCGCGATATGCCGCAGACGCCGCAAGGTTACTCAGGACGATGTGGTTTGTACGAGGTGATGGACGTCACTGAGGAAGTTCAAAACCTGATTGTCAAGCGGGCGACGAGCGCCGAGATTCAGCGGCTTGCCATTCAGCAGGGCATGATAACGATGCGTCAAGACGGTTATCTCAAGGCGCTCAGTGGCGTGACAACATTAGAGGAAGTAAATCGGGTAGCAGCCGATACAGCATAA
- a CDS encoding type IV pilus twitching motility protein PilT, whose amino-acid sequence MNNQELRIEILLEEVVKKRASDLHIQVGLPPMLRIDGTLVAATGTQPLDEATVERLVFQILDEDQRQILLKDKEFDFSFAFGTLGRFRVNAFHERGNLAAALRLIPNEIKTAQELGMPPIVNTFADFPRGLVLVTGPTGSGKSTTLAALVDKINAEKSQHIITIEDPIEFTHKSKKSVVVQREVHYDTYSFSAALRSSLRQDPDVVLIGEMRDLETISAAITIAETGHLVFATLHTNSAAQSIDRMIDVFPPHQQPQIRAQLSNILMAICSQRLVPSIGGGRVVAAEIMIANPAVRNIIREGKSHQLDAVIQTGADQGMQTMDRTLVNLVQNGTITYDSAREFAVDLAEFERLIRG is encoded by the coding sequence ATGAACAATCAAGAATTACGCATCGAGATTTTACTAGAAGAGGTGGTCAAAAAGCGAGCCTCAGACCTTCACATTCAAGTGGGCCTGCCACCGATGCTGCGTATTGACGGAACGTTGGTCGCAGCAACGGGCACGCAGCCGCTTGATGAGGCGACCGTGGAGCGGCTGGTATTTCAGATTCTTGATGAGGATCAGCGGCAAATTCTGCTCAAAGATAAGGAGTTTGACTTTTCGTTTGCGTTCGGTACACTAGGACGATTCCGGGTAAATGCCTTTCATGAGAGGGGTAACCTGGCAGCGGCGCTGCGCTTAATTCCAAACGAGATCAAGACTGCGCAGGAGCTGGGCATGCCGCCGATTGTCAATACATTTGCTGATTTTCCACGCGGTTTGGTGCTGGTGACTGGGCCGACTGGCTCTGGCAAGTCGACGACGCTGGCGGCGCTGGTCGACAAAATTAACGCCGAAAAGTCGCAGCACATCATTACCATCGAAGATCCGATTGAGTTTACGCACAAGTCAAAAAAATCAGTGGTGGTGCAGCGTGAGGTTCATTATGATACCTACTCGTTCTCAGCGGCGCTGCGTTCTAGCCTCCGTCAAGACCCAGACGTGGTGCTGATCGGTGAGATGCGCGACCTCGAGACAATATCGGCGGCGATTACCATTGCCGAGACCGGGCACTTGGTGTTTGCGACGCTGCACACCAACTCGGCGGCGCAGTCGATTGACCGTATGATTGACGTCTTTCCGCCGCACCAACAGCCGCAAATCCGGGCGCAGCTATCGAACATTTTGATGGCAATTTGTTCGCAGAGGCTGGTGCCGTCTATCGGTGGCGGTCGGGTGGTGGCGGCCGAGATCATGATTGCTAATCCAGCGGTGCGTAACATTATTCGCGAGGGCAAGAGTCATCAGCTGGATGCCGTCATTCAGACGGGTGCTGATCAGGGCATGCAGACGATGGATCGGACATTGGTCAATCTGGTACAAAACGGTACGATTACGTATGATAGTGCCCGTGAGTTTGCGGTTGATCTAGCGGAGTTTGAGCGGCTTATCAGGGGATAG